Proteins from one Rosa chinensis cultivar Old Blush chromosome 7, RchiOBHm-V2, whole genome shotgun sequence genomic window:
- the LOC112176229 gene encoding uncharacterized protein LOC112176229 isoform X7, with protein MLSKLCASPSSRFCGHRGGNHPLCRFGYASRKSSEYDKPRFRIVGQSLGDRWKLNDVDANCATIFGGSVECLCTTLSESLRGHDFGNWNDAVQEKLNSWLLKTQSFLSEVTSPLVRTSQTGKPVTRDALETQDMDDIFMAEQTINSRTPNGILSLAAIVSVEQFSRMNGLTGQKMQKIFKALVPESTYNDARNLVEYCCFRFLSRDASDVHPSLKEPAFQRLIFITMLAWENPYQEHLASGSEKASFQRKLVREDAFVRLAPAISGVADRSTVHNLFKALAGDEQGISLSLWLTYVDELLKVHEGRKSYQIRESPNLSEERILCIGSSRKRPVLKWEKNMAWPGKVTLTDKAIYFEAAGLFGQNDSMKLDLTRPGLRVEKAKVGPFGSVLFDSAVSISYGPESKDKWVLEFVDLGGEMRRDVWHAFISEIIVLHKFIREYGPKEDDESLFHVYGAHKGKERAITSAINSIARLQALQFMRKLLDDPTKLAQFTYLQYAPYGDIVSQALAVNYWGGPLISKFIEEHNPPAQGARPSSEMIESSNHVFDIDGSVYLHKWKTSPSWASSASVSFWKNASIRQGVVLSKNIVVADSALVERATGICKQKSQAAEKTQAAIDAAMLKGIPSNIDLFKELLLPLTIIATKFEKLRRWEEPYLTVSFLAFSYTIIFRNLLSYIFPTALIILATGMLTLKGLKEQGRLGRSFGMITLRDQPPSNTIEKIIAVKDGMQDVENYLQNLNVTLLKIHTIILSGQPQFSSLCHSNMFLPFLSSISSRGSLSSGGRWSKDS; from the exons ATTGCGCAACCATTTTTGGTGGATCTGTTGAGTGTCTGTG CACCACATTGAGCGAGTCTCTTAGGGGACATGATTTCGGTAATTGGAATG ATGCAGTGCAAGAAAAGTTGAATTCATGGCTACTGAAGACCCAAAGCTTTTTAAGTGAAGTTACTTCTCCACTAGTAAGAACTAGTCAGACTGGAAAACCTGTCACCAGAGATGCTCTTGAGACACAAGATATGGACGACATATTTATGGCTGAACAGACTATTAATAGCAGAACACCAAATGGAATTCTCTCTTTGGCTGCTATTGTATCTGTAGAGCAGTTTAGCAG GATGAATGGATTGACGGGGcagaaaatgcagaaaatatTCAAAGCGCTTGTTCCTGAATCTACATATAATGATGCTCGTAATTTGGTTGAATATTGCTGCTTTAGGTTTTTGTCAAGGGATGCTTCTGATGTTCATCCTTCCCTGAAG GAACCTGCATTCCAAAGACTGATATTCATAACAATGCTTGCATGGGAGAATCCTTATCAAGAACATCTTGCCAGTGGTTCGGAGAAAGCTTCTTTTCAG AGAAAACTTGTGAGAGAAGATGCCTTTGTACGTTTGGCTCCTGCAATTTCTGGTGTGGCTGATAGGTCCACAGTGCATAATCTATTTAAGGCTCTAGCTGGTGATGAACAAGGCATCTCTTTGAGCTTGTGGTTGACTTATGTTGATGAACTTCTCAA GGTTCACGAAGGAAGAAAATCATATCAGATACGAGAGTCCCCGAACCTTTCTGAGGAGAGAATCTTATGCATTGGTTCCAGCAGGAAACGTCCTGTcttaaaatgggagaaaaatatgGCCTGGCCTGGAAAAGTTACTCTAACTGATAAAGCTATTTATTTTGAG GCAGCTGGCTTATTTGGACAAAATGATTCTATGAAGTTGGATTTGACAAGACCTGGATTGCGAGTAGAAAAAGCAAAAGTTGGACCTTTTGGTTCTGTTCTCTTTGATTCTGCGGTCTCTATATCATATGGTCCCGA GTCAAAAGACAAGTGGGTGCTGGAATTTGTTGACTTGGGTGGAGAAATGAGGCGAGATGTCTGGCATGCGTTTATTAGTGAGATTATTGTGTTACACAAGTTTATCAGGGAGTAtggtccaaaggaagatgatgaatcGTTATTTCATGTTTATGGTGCtcacaaaggaaaggaaagagcTATCACCAGTGCCATTAATAGTATAGCTAGACTACAGGCTCTTCAGTTTATGAGGAAGTTGCTAGATGATCCGACCAAACTAGCTCAGTTCACATATCTACAATATGCACCATATGGTGATATTGTTTCTCAGGCTCTAGCAGTAAACTATTGGGGTGGCCCACTGATATCTAAGTTTATAGAGGAACACAACCCACCAGCTCAAGGAGCAAGGCCTTCTAGTGAAATGATTGAAAGCAGTAATCATGTGTTTGACATTGATGGCAGTGTCTACTTACACAAGTGGAAGACCTCTCCATCTTGGGCTTCAAGTGCTTCTGTGAGCTTTTGGAAGAATGCATCAATAAGGCAGGGGGTggtattaagtaaaaatattgttgttgctgattcaGCTCTAGTGGAAAGAGCCACAGGAATATGCAAACAAAAATCGCAGGCAGCTGAAAAAACTCAAGCCGCTATTGATGCTGCAATGCTTAAAGGGATACCCAGTAACATCGATCTATTCAAG GAACTTCTGCTTCCTCTGACCATAATTGCcacaaaatttgaaaaacttaGGCGCTGGGAGGAGCCATACTTGACTGTTTCTTTTCTTGCATTTTCCTATACAATCATTTTCAG GAATTTGCTGTCATATATATTCCCAACAGCATTGATAATATTGGCAACTGGTATGCTAACACTGAAGGGGCTAAAGGAGCAAGGCCGTCTTGGGAGATCATTTGGAATGATTACTCTCCGTGACCAGCCTCCTTCAAATACTATCGAAAAAATTATAGCTGTAAAAGATGGCATGCAAGATGTGGAAAATTATTTGCAGAATCTGAATGTCACACTTCTGAAAATACATACAATTATCCTTTCTGGTCAGCCTCAG TTCTCCTCACTGTGCCATTCAAATATGTTCTTGCCTTTCTTATCTTCGATCTCTTCACGCGGGAGCTTGAGTTCAGGAGGGAGATGGTCAAAAGATTCATAG
- the LOC112176229 gene encoding uncharacterized protein LOC112176229 isoform X3: MLSKLCASPSSRFCGHRGGNHPLCRFGYASRKSSEYDKPRFRIVGQSLGDRWKLNDVDANAVQEKLNSWLLKTQSFLSEVTSPLVRTSQTGKPVTRDALETQDMDDIFMAEQTINSRTPNGILSLAAIVSVEQFSRMNGLTGQKMQKIFKALVPESTYNDARNLVEYCCFRFLSRDASDVHPSLKEPAFQRLIFITMLAWENPYQEHLASGSEKASFQRKLVREDAFVRLAPAISGVADRSTVHNLFKALAGDEQGISLSLWLTYVDELLKVHEGRKSYQIRESPNLSEERILCIGSSRKRPVLKWEKNMAWPGKVTLTDKAIYFEAAGLFGQNDSMKLDLTRPGLRVEKAKVGPFGSVLFDSAVSISYGPESKDKWVLEFVDLGGEMRRDVWHAFISEIIVLHKFIREYGPKEDDESLFHVYGAHKGKERAITSAINSIARLQALQFMRKLLDDPTKLAQFTYLQYAPYGDIVSQALAVNYWGGPLISKFIEEHNPPAQGARPSSEMIESSNHVFDIDGSVYLHKWKTSPSWASSASVSFWKNASIRQGVVLSKNIVVADSALVERATGICKQKSQAAEKTQAAIDAAMLKGIPSNIDLFKELLLPLTIIATKFEKLRRWEEPYLTVSFLAFSYTIIFRNLLSYIFPTALIILATGMLTLKGLKEQGRLGRSFGMITLRDQPPSNTIEKIIAVKDGMQDVENYLQNLNVTLLKIHTIILSGQPQITTEVALVLLSSATVLLTVPFKYVLAFLIFDLFTRELEFRREMVKRFIDFLKERWDTVPAAPVVVLPYGSNESTPEPDRKGSKDVEKSEKSDRSNNSV, encoded by the exons ATGCAGTGCAAGAAAAGTTGAATTCATGGCTACTGAAGACCCAAAGCTTTTTAAGTGAAGTTACTTCTCCACTAGTAAGAACTAGTCAGACTGGAAAACCTGTCACCAGAGATGCTCTTGAGACACAAGATATGGACGACATATTTATGGCTGAACAGACTATTAATAGCAGAACACCAAATGGAATTCTCTCTTTGGCTGCTATTGTATCTGTAGAGCAGTTTAGCAG GATGAATGGATTGACGGGGcagaaaatgcagaaaatatTCAAAGCGCTTGTTCCTGAATCTACATATAATGATGCTCGTAATTTGGTTGAATATTGCTGCTTTAGGTTTTTGTCAAGGGATGCTTCTGATGTTCATCCTTCCCTGAAG GAACCTGCATTCCAAAGACTGATATTCATAACAATGCTTGCATGGGAGAATCCTTATCAAGAACATCTTGCCAGTGGTTCGGAGAAAGCTTCTTTTCAG AGAAAACTTGTGAGAGAAGATGCCTTTGTACGTTTGGCTCCTGCAATTTCTGGTGTGGCTGATAGGTCCACAGTGCATAATCTATTTAAGGCTCTAGCTGGTGATGAACAAGGCATCTCTTTGAGCTTGTGGTTGACTTATGTTGATGAACTTCTCAA GGTTCACGAAGGAAGAAAATCATATCAGATACGAGAGTCCCCGAACCTTTCTGAGGAGAGAATCTTATGCATTGGTTCCAGCAGGAAACGTCCTGTcttaaaatgggagaaaaatatgGCCTGGCCTGGAAAAGTTACTCTAACTGATAAAGCTATTTATTTTGAG GCAGCTGGCTTATTTGGACAAAATGATTCTATGAAGTTGGATTTGACAAGACCTGGATTGCGAGTAGAAAAAGCAAAAGTTGGACCTTTTGGTTCTGTTCTCTTTGATTCTGCGGTCTCTATATCATATGGTCCCGA GTCAAAAGACAAGTGGGTGCTGGAATTTGTTGACTTGGGTGGAGAAATGAGGCGAGATGTCTGGCATGCGTTTATTAGTGAGATTATTGTGTTACACAAGTTTATCAGGGAGTAtggtccaaaggaagatgatgaatcGTTATTTCATGTTTATGGTGCtcacaaaggaaaggaaagagcTATCACCAGTGCCATTAATAGTATAGCTAGACTACAGGCTCTTCAGTTTATGAGGAAGTTGCTAGATGATCCGACCAAACTAGCTCAGTTCACATATCTACAATATGCACCATATGGTGATATTGTTTCTCAGGCTCTAGCAGTAAACTATTGGGGTGGCCCACTGATATCTAAGTTTATAGAGGAACACAACCCACCAGCTCAAGGAGCAAGGCCTTCTAGTGAAATGATTGAAAGCAGTAATCATGTGTTTGACATTGATGGCAGTGTCTACTTACACAAGTGGAAGACCTCTCCATCTTGGGCTTCAAGTGCTTCTGTGAGCTTTTGGAAGAATGCATCAATAAGGCAGGGGGTggtattaagtaaaaatattgttgttgctgattcaGCTCTAGTGGAAAGAGCCACAGGAATATGCAAACAAAAATCGCAGGCAGCTGAAAAAACTCAAGCCGCTATTGATGCTGCAATGCTTAAAGGGATACCCAGTAACATCGATCTATTCAAG GAACTTCTGCTTCCTCTGACCATAATTGCcacaaaatttgaaaaacttaGGCGCTGGGAGGAGCCATACTTGACTGTTTCTTTTCTTGCATTTTCCTATACAATCATTTTCAG GAATTTGCTGTCATATATATTCCCAACAGCATTGATAATATTGGCAACTGGTATGCTAACACTGAAGGGGCTAAAGGAGCAAGGCCGTCTTGGGAGATCATTTGGAATGATTACTCTCCGTGACCAGCCTCCTTCAAATACTATCGAAAAAATTATAGCTGTAAAAGATGGCATGCAAGATGTGGAAAATTATTTGCAGAATCTGAATGTCACACTTCTGAAAATACATACAATTATCCTTTCTGGTCAGCCTCAG ATTACGACTGAGGTTGCACTGGTGCTGTTATCTTCTGCAACAGTTCTCCTCACTGTGCCATTCAAATATGTTCTTGCCTTTCTTATCTTCGATCTCTTCACGCGGGAGCTTGAGTTCAGGAGGGAGATGGTCAAAAGATTCATAGATTTCTTGAAGGAGCGTTGGGACACAGTGCCTGCTGCCCCTGTAGTTGTATTACCGTATGGAAGTAATGAATCCACACCAGAACCTGATAGAAAGGGAAGCAAGGACGTAGAAAAATCTGAAAAAAGTGATAGAAGTAATAATTCTGTATAG
- the LOC112176229 gene encoding uncharacterized protein LOC112176229 isoform X6, with protein sequence MTSLGSGLWGNLWGIGGSSTTLMPIAQPFLVDLLSVCVQEKLNSWLLKTQSFLSEVTSPLVRTSQTGKPVTRDALETQDMDDIFMAEQTINSRTPNGILSLAAIVSVEQFSRMNGLTGQKMQKIFKALVPESTYNDARNLVEYCCFRFLSRDASDVHPSLKEPAFQRLIFITMLAWENPYQEHLASGSEKASFQRKLVREDAFVRLAPAISGVADRSTVHNLFKALAGDEQGISLSLWLTYVDELLKVHEGRKSYQIRESPNLSEERILCIGSSRKRPVLKWEKNMAWPGKVTLTDKAIYFEAAGLFGQNDSMKLDLTRPGLRVEKAKVGPFGSVLFDSAVSISYGPESKDKWVLEFVDLGGEMRRDVWHAFISEIIVLHKFIREYGPKEDDESLFHVYGAHKGKERAITSAINSIARLQALQFMRKLLDDPTKLAQFTYLQYAPYGDIVSQALAVNYWGGPLISKFIEEHNPPAQGARPSSEMIESSNHVFDIDGSVYLHKWKTSPSWASSASVSFWKNASIRQGVVLSKNIVVADSALVERATGICKQKSQAAEKTQAAIDAAMLKGIPSNIDLFKELLLPLTIIATKFEKLRRWEEPYLTVSFLAFSYTIIFRNLLSYIFPTALIILATGMLTLKGLKEQGRLGRSFGMITLRDQPPSNTIEKIIAVKDGMQDVENYLQNLNVTLLKIHTIILSGQPQITTEVALVLLSSATVLLTVPFKYVLAFLIFDLFTRELEFRREMVKRFIDFLKERWDTVPAAPVVVLPYGSNESTPEPDRKGSKDVEKSEKSDRSNNSV encoded by the exons ATTGCGCAACCATTTTTGGTGGATCTGTTGAGTGTCTGTG TGCAAGAAAAGTTGAATTCATGGCTACTGAAGACCCAAAGCTTTTTAAGTGAAGTTACTTCTCCACTAGTAAGAACTAGTCAGACTGGAAAACCTGTCACCAGAGATGCTCTTGAGACACAAGATATGGACGACATATTTATGGCTGAACAGACTATTAATAGCAGAACACCAAATGGAATTCTCTCTTTGGCTGCTATTGTATCTGTAGAGCAGTTTAGCAG GATGAATGGATTGACGGGGcagaaaatgcagaaaatatTCAAAGCGCTTGTTCCTGAATCTACATATAATGATGCTCGTAATTTGGTTGAATATTGCTGCTTTAGGTTTTTGTCAAGGGATGCTTCTGATGTTCATCCTTCCCTGAAG GAACCTGCATTCCAAAGACTGATATTCATAACAATGCTTGCATGGGAGAATCCTTATCAAGAACATCTTGCCAGTGGTTCGGAGAAAGCTTCTTTTCAG AGAAAACTTGTGAGAGAAGATGCCTTTGTACGTTTGGCTCCTGCAATTTCTGGTGTGGCTGATAGGTCCACAGTGCATAATCTATTTAAGGCTCTAGCTGGTGATGAACAAGGCATCTCTTTGAGCTTGTGGTTGACTTATGTTGATGAACTTCTCAA GGTTCACGAAGGAAGAAAATCATATCAGATACGAGAGTCCCCGAACCTTTCTGAGGAGAGAATCTTATGCATTGGTTCCAGCAGGAAACGTCCTGTcttaaaatgggagaaaaatatgGCCTGGCCTGGAAAAGTTACTCTAACTGATAAAGCTATTTATTTTGAG GCAGCTGGCTTATTTGGACAAAATGATTCTATGAAGTTGGATTTGACAAGACCTGGATTGCGAGTAGAAAAAGCAAAAGTTGGACCTTTTGGTTCTGTTCTCTTTGATTCTGCGGTCTCTATATCATATGGTCCCGA GTCAAAAGACAAGTGGGTGCTGGAATTTGTTGACTTGGGTGGAGAAATGAGGCGAGATGTCTGGCATGCGTTTATTAGTGAGATTATTGTGTTACACAAGTTTATCAGGGAGTAtggtccaaaggaagatgatgaatcGTTATTTCATGTTTATGGTGCtcacaaaggaaaggaaagagcTATCACCAGTGCCATTAATAGTATAGCTAGACTACAGGCTCTTCAGTTTATGAGGAAGTTGCTAGATGATCCGACCAAACTAGCTCAGTTCACATATCTACAATATGCACCATATGGTGATATTGTTTCTCAGGCTCTAGCAGTAAACTATTGGGGTGGCCCACTGATATCTAAGTTTATAGAGGAACACAACCCACCAGCTCAAGGAGCAAGGCCTTCTAGTGAAATGATTGAAAGCAGTAATCATGTGTTTGACATTGATGGCAGTGTCTACTTACACAAGTGGAAGACCTCTCCATCTTGGGCTTCAAGTGCTTCTGTGAGCTTTTGGAAGAATGCATCAATAAGGCAGGGGGTggtattaagtaaaaatattgttgttgctgattcaGCTCTAGTGGAAAGAGCCACAGGAATATGCAAACAAAAATCGCAGGCAGCTGAAAAAACTCAAGCCGCTATTGATGCTGCAATGCTTAAAGGGATACCCAGTAACATCGATCTATTCAAG GAACTTCTGCTTCCTCTGACCATAATTGCcacaaaatttgaaaaacttaGGCGCTGGGAGGAGCCATACTTGACTGTTTCTTTTCTTGCATTTTCCTATACAATCATTTTCAG GAATTTGCTGTCATATATATTCCCAACAGCATTGATAATATTGGCAACTGGTATGCTAACACTGAAGGGGCTAAAGGAGCAAGGCCGTCTTGGGAGATCATTTGGAATGATTACTCTCCGTGACCAGCCTCCTTCAAATACTATCGAAAAAATTATAGCTGTAAAAGATGGCATGCAAGATGTGGAAAATTATTTGCAGAATCTGAATGTCACACTTCTGAAAATACATACAATTATCCTTTCTGGTCAGCCTCAG ATTACGACTGAGGTTGCACTGGTGCTGTTATCTTCTGCAACAGTTCTCCTCACTGTGCCATTCAAATATGTTCTTGCCTTTCTTATCTTCGATCTCTTCACGCGGGAGCTTGAGTTCAGGAGGGAGATGGTCAAAAGATTCATAGATTTCTTGAAGGAGCGTTGGGACACAGTGCCTGCTGCCCCTGTAGTTGTATTACCGTATGGAAGTAATGAATCCACACCAGAACCTGATAGAAAGGGAAGCAAGGACGTAGAAAAATCTGAAAAAAGTGATAGAAGTAATAATTCTGTATAG